A section of the Deinococcus terrestris genome encodes:
- a CDS encoding ABC transporter permease translates to MTPPARLPGGAEGLIRLGAALLLLSLLLPWLELRPNRIAAGVPLPPGAWAWACAALAAALLLAARRPGLALGLGNLAVLAGVAALGQGAAAALTGQPPVARVAAGGGWWLWLLGSAVALWGAAYAGRVRGWAWAWLPVTLGYVLLGGLSSWSVWQEGQVEAARLGQELAQHVRLTAAALGLSVLIGGPLAVWSVRRPGAGQVVLAVTGGIQTLPSLALLGLLIAPLGALSQAVPALRSLGVSGIGTAPALVALTLYALLPVVRNGVAALRGVDAGALDAGRGMGMTPGQLFWRVQLPLALPVWLAGLRQATVLLIGVTAVAALIGAGGLGVYIFRGLNASATDLILLGALPACLLAILADAAWRSLEAGLARRLGLPRGAGMVAP, encoded by the coding sequence GTGACGCCCCCTGCCCGTCTTCCCGGCGGGGCCGAGGGCCTGATCCGGCTGGGGGCCGCGCTGCTGCTCCTCAGCCTGCTGCTTCCCTGGCTGGAACTGCGCCCCAACCGCATCGCGGCCGGGGTGCCGCTGCCTCCGGGAGCGTGGGCGTGGGCGTGCGCGGCCCTCGCGGCGGCGCTGCTGCTCGCGGCCCGCCGTCCCGGTCTGGCCCTCGGGCTGGGCAACCTCGCGGTGCTGGCAGGTGTGGCCGCGCTGGGGCAGGGGGCGGCCGCCGCGCTGACCGGGCAGCCTCCAGTCGCCCGCGTCGCCGCCGGGGGTGGCTGGTGGCTGTGGCTGCTGGGGAGTGCGGTGGCCCTGTGGGGCGCGGCTTACGCGGGACGGGTTCGCGGGTGGGCCTGGGCGTGGCTGCCCGTCACGCTGGGATATGTCCTGCTGGGCGGCCTCTCCTCCTGGTCGGTGTGGCAGGAGGGACAGGTCGAGGCGGCCCGGCTGGGGCAGGAACTCGCCCAGCATGTGCGCCTGACTGCTGCGGCGCTGGGCCTCTCGGTGCTGATCGGCGGGCCGCTGGCGGTGTGGTCGGTCCGGCGACCAGGGGCGGGGCAGGTCGTCCTGGCGGTAACGGGCGGCATCCAGACGCTGCCCAGCCTCGCGCTGCTGGGGTTGCTGATCGCGCCGCTGGGGGCGCTGAGCCAGGCGGTCCCCGCCCTGCGCTCGCTGGGGGTGAGCGGGATCGGGACGGCGCCCGCGCTCGTGGCCCTGACCCTCTACGCGCTGCTGCCCGTGGTGCGAAACGGTGTGGCCGCCCTGCGCGGGGTGGATGCCGGAGCGCTCGACGCGGGGCGCGGCATGGGCATGACGCCGGGACAGCTCTTCTGGCGGGTGCAGTTGCCGCTGGCGCTCCCGGTGTGGCTGGCGGGGCTGCGGCAGGCGACCGTCCTCTTGATCGGGGTCACGGCGGTCGCCGCCCTGATCGGCGCGGGCGGGCTGGGGGTCTATATCTTCCGGGGGCTGAACGCCTCGGCCACCGACCTGATTCTGCTGGGGGCGCTGCCCGCCTGCCTGCTGGCGATCCTGGCGGACGCCGCGTGGCGGAGTCTGGAAGCGGGGCTGGCCCGGCGCCTGGGGCTGCCGCGCGGGGCGGGGATGGTGGCCCCGTGA
- a CDS encoding gamma-glutamyl-gamma-aminobutyrate hydrolase family protein yields the protein MSARPRLGLSTSQLTQDLSHEVNGVPRRYAEAVRLAGGLPLLLPNLPELAADYAAQVDAVVLTGGPDLHPRHYGQSPRRGLGEVDEQRDAFETALYRAARALGRPVLGICRGMQTLNVLEGGTLHQHLPDVPGFWADHAQVAQPPGLGHEVCLRPGSLLGRAHGAAAWVNSYHHQAVDAVAPGLTVTATAPDGVIEGLEGDGLLGVQWHPEMLLSRYPEALAPFRVFLEEMVGVRRG from the coding sequence GTGAGCGCCCGGCCCCGGCTCGGCCTGAGCACCTCGCAACTGACCCAGGACCTGTCCCACGAAGTGAACGGGGTACCCCGCCGCTACGCGGAGGCCGTCCGCCTCGCGGGGGGGCTGCCCCTGCTGCTGCCCAACCTGCCGGAGCTGGCCGCCGACTACGCCGCGCAGGTGGACGCGGTCGTGCTCACGGGCGGCCCCGACCTGCACCCCCGCCATTACGGGCAATCACCCCGGCGCGGGCTGGGCGAGGTCGACGAGCAGCGCGACGCTTTCGAGACCGCGCTCTACCGGGCCGCCCGCGCCCTGGGCAGGCCCGTGCTGGGCATTTGCCGGGGCATGCAGACCCTCAACGTGCTGGAGGGCGGCACCCTGCACCAGCACCTCCCCGACGTGCCGGGCTTCTGGGCCGACCACGCGCAGGTGGCCCAGCCCCCGGGCCTGGGGCACGAGGTGTGCCTCAGGCCCGGCAGCCTGCTGGGGCGGGCACACGGGGCGGCGGCGTGGGTGAACTCCTACCACCATCAGGCGGTCGACGCGGTGGCGCCGGGCCTGACGGTGACCGCCACCGCCCCCGACGGGGTCATCGAGGGGCTGGAGGGCGACGGGCTGCTGGGCGTGCAGTGGCATCCGGAAATGCTGCTGAGCCGGTATCCGGAGGCGCTGGCCCCCTTCCGGGTCTTTCTGGAGGAGATGGTGGGGGTCCGGCGGGGCTGA
- a CDS encoding phospholipase D-like domain-containing protein, with amino-acid sequence MPRPLARLFFAALAGLLVTGGLALLAVPPVLGAIPERQVFLRAYAGIIAAYLAVAAGFASMGALSAAALPLAEVGVPPRRGPYRTAVSLAVPGGVLVIPVLLLSVVALVAQEGALGGVLRNGSLILALCAGAYGLLAGLGLGLLTVRLRHLWRPALAGLAGALAAGVACGLALELVRPRAVLQSTPGLVLLVSLVVVTIHLGWGLAVRGALGRLAALGRRKAAAGGTLQAASRAQVAVVATLGLSLLGSVVGLTRTLGDFVTARPADPAPLRVARPLNVPGCPEPTDPLERAVWAVAVQGGRPDLSCGNRLGPLIELPGGTAATPLSSGFDEVAALVEGARSEVLFTTMQWDGGELSPGSTLAGALARLYARVRADPAAYPDGMRVRITLGNYPVIPAFEWGAEVWTALEDLLAAGVPRADPALGWQVELANYAGTFPHSHVKLAVLDGETLLTAGFNYAHGHYPPDHPSGRGGGLYDLGLVARGPAAQDGANIFDDLWARSRVVVCAGEPRPGRVRQACDLGGLGTPRHPPAARRAVLAGGARAFSLYRREGFTQADEALTALLNAASTRTDLLHVNFSMALDCIVAVLNPALCTDEDPLPWMTALLGAMERGVNVRLLTDGGGSLGAIENRIALAYLRREMARRGIPASRFEARWFPGPLHAKATLVDDRMLVVGSMNLHHSSWTQGLLGLNEAVLATTDPAQARDFRGLFGRFWAGADPAELPAFAQVGEP; translated from the coding sequence ATGCCGCGTCCCCTCGCGCGACTTTTCTTCGCCGCGCTGGCCGGGCTGCTGGTGACGGGTGGGCTGGCCCTGCTCGCCGTTCCGCCGGTGCTGGGGGCGATTCCCGAACGCCAGGTGTTCCTGCGGGCCTACGCCGGGATCATCGCGGCCTACCTCGCGGTCGCCGCGGGTTTTGCCAGCATGGGTGCCCTCAGCGCGGCGGCCCTGCCGCTGGCGGAGGTCGGGGTGCCCCCGCGCCGTGGGCCGTACCGGACAGCGGTCTCGCTCGCCGTGCCGGGCGGGGTGCTGGTCATTCCGGTCCTGCTGCTCTCGGTGGTGGCCCTCGTCGCCCAGGAGGGGGCGCTGGGCGGGGTACTAAGAAATGGCAGCTTGATTCTGGCCCTGTGCGCCGGGGCCTACGGGCTGCTCGCGGGCCTGGGGCTGGGGCTGCTGACCGTGCGGCTGCGGCACCTGTGGCGCCCGGCGCTGGCAGGGCTGGCGGGAGCGCTGGCGGCGGGAGTGGCCTGTGGGCTGGCGCTTGAACTTGTTCGTCCCCGGGCGGTGCTTCAGAGCACGCCGGGGCTGGTGCTGCTGGTCTCGCTGGTTGTCGTCACGATTCACCTGGGGTGGGGCCTGGCCGTGCGCGGCGCCCTGGGGCGGCTGGCGGCGCTGGGCCGCCGCAAGGCCGCCGCCGGGGGAACGCTCCAGGCCGCCAGCCGGGCGCAGGTGGCCGTGGTCGCCACGCTGGGCCTGAGCCTGCTGGGCAGCGTGGTGGGCCTGACCCGCACCCTGGGAGACTTCGTGACGGCCCGCCCGGCCGACCCTGCGCCCCTGCGGGTGGCCCGGCCGCTGAACGTGCCCGGCTGCCCCGAACCCACCGACCCGCTGGAACGGGCGGTCTGGGCGGTCGCCGTCCAGGGGGGGCGGCCCGACCTGTCGTGCGGCAACCGGCTGGGGCCGCTGATCGAGTTGCCGGGGGGCACGGCGGCCACGCCGCTGAGCAGCGGCTTCGACGAGGTGGCGGCGCTTGTCGAGGGCGCCCGGTCCGAGGTGCTCTTTACCACGATGCAGTGGGACGGCGGCGAACTGAGTCCCGGCTCGACCCTGGCGGGTGCTCTCGCCCGGCTGTACGCGCGGGTGAGGGCCGACCCGGCCGCGTACCCGGACGGCATGCGGGTACGGATCACGCTGGGCAACTACCCGGTGATTCCGGCCTTCGAGTGGGGCGCCGAGGTCTGGACCGCTCTGGAAGACCTGCTCGCGGCGGGCGTGCCGCGTGCGGACCCTGCCCTGGGGTGGCAGGTCGAACTCGCCAACTACGCGGGGACCTTTCCGCACAGCCATGTCAAGCTGGCCGTGCTGGACGGCGAGACACTGCTGACCGCTGGATTCAACTATGCCCATGGGCACTACCCGCCGGATCACCCGTCGGGGCGGGGGGGAGGGCTGTACGACCTGGGGCTGGTGGCGCGGGGACCGGCGGCGCAGGACGGGGCGAACATCTTCGACGACCTGTGGGCACGCAGCCGGGTGGTGGTGTGCGCGGGCGAGCCCCGGCCCGGCCGCGTTCGGCAGGCTTGCGACCTGGGCGGCCTGGGAACGCCCCGGCACCCTCCCGCCGCCCGCCGCGCGGTTCTCGCCGGGGGAGCGCGGGCCTTCAGTCTCTACCGCCGGGAGGGCTTCACCCAGGCGGACGAGGCGCTGACTGCCCTGCTGAATGCCGCGAGCACCCGCACCGACCTGCTGCACGTGAATTTCAGCATGGCCCTGGACTGCATCGTGGCGGTGCTCAACCCGGCCCTCTGCACCGACGAGGACCCCCTCCCCTGGATGACAGCGCTGCTGGGGGCGATGGAACGTGGGGTGAACGTGCGGCTGCTGACCGATGGAGGCGGCAGCCTGGGGGCCATCGAAAACCGCATCGCCCTCGCGTACCTGCGGCGGGAGATGGCGCGGCGCGGGATTCCGGCCTCCCGCTTCGAGGCCCGCTGGTTTCCCGGACCGCTGCACGCCAAGGCCACGCTGGTCGACGACCGCATGCTGGTGGTCGGCTCCATGAACCTGCACCATTCCTCCTGGACCCAGGGCCTGCTGGGGCTCAACGAGGCGGTTCTCGCCACCACCGACCCTGCCCAGGCGCGTGACTTTCGCGGACTGTTCGGGCGTTTCTGGGCCGGGGCCGACCCCGCCGAACTCCCGGCCTTCGCCCAGGTGGGCGAACCCTGA
- a CDS encoding ABC transporter ATP-binding protein, which produces MIDLRELTKRYGDTFAVRDLTLTFPVGTVTALLGPSGCGKTTTLRMINRLTEPTSGHVRLAGRDTRELSPEALRRGMGYVIQRVGLFPHLSVGRNVAAVPELLGWPAARVRARVDELLSLVGLEPGTFRHKRPAELSGGQAQRVGVARALAADPPVLLMDEPFGALDPIAREALQAEVLEIQRRLAKTVVLVTHDIPEALRMADFVALMQAGELAQFGTPDDLVRRPASPFVAQFMGMDAALEQLGGVRAAALARPGDAHGLPRLPAEADARTALALMLRQGTDGVAVVGEGGAVIGVVGFRDLGHDPRSGGA; this is translated from the coding sequence GTGATCGACCTGCGTGAGCTGACCAAGCGCTACGGCGACACCTTCGCGGTGCGCGACCTCACCCTGACCTTTCCGGTGGGGACCGTGACCGCGCTGCTGGGGCCGTCGGGCTGCGGCAAGACGACCACCCTGCGGATGATCAACCGCCTGACCGAACCGACCTCCGGCCACGTGCGGCTGGCCGGGCGCGACACCCGCGAGCTGAGCCCCGAGGCGCTGCGGCGTGGCATGGGCTACGTGATTCAGCGGGTGGGTCTCTTTCCGCACCTGTCCGTCGGGCGCAACGTCGCCGCCGTGCCCGAGCTGCTGGGCTGGCCCGCCGCGCGGGTGCGGGCGCGGGTGGACGAACTGCTCAGCCTCGTGGGGCTGGAGCCGGGCACCTTCCGGCACAAGCGCCCCGCCGAGCTGTCGGGCGGGCAGGCGCAGCGGGTGGGCGTGGCGCGGGCACTCGCCGCCGACCCGCCCGTGCTCCTGATGGACGAGCCCTTCGGGGCACTCGACCCCATCGCGCGGGAGGCCCTGCAGGCAGAGGTGCTGGAGATCCAGCGCCGCCTCGCCAAGACGGTCGTACTGGTGACCCACGACATCCCGGAGGCGCTGCGGATGGCCGATTTCGTCGCGCTGATGCAGGCGGGCGAACTCGCGCAGTTCGGGACCCCGGACGACCTCGTGCGCCGCCCGGCCAGCCCCTTCGTGGCGCAGTTCATGGGGATGGACGCCGCGTTGGAGCAGCTCGGCGGAGTGCGGGCGGCCGCCCTGGCCCGGCCCGGCGACGCCCACGGCCTGCCGCGCCTGCCCGCCGAAGCGGACGCCCGCACCGCGCTCGCGCTGATGCTGCGTCAGGGCACCGACGGGGTGGCGGTCGTGGGGGAGGGGGGGGCAGTGATCGGCGTCGTCGGGTTCCGCGACCTGGGCCACGACCCCCGCTCCGGGGGAGCGTGA
- a CDS encoding ATP-binding protein encodes MTNPPSLPSPADLHRVLESLPDPFFTLDGAWRLTFANGHALRFVGREAGELLGRVVWDAFPDTLGTRFETETRRARQEQRVVEYEEFFVPLGRWLEVRVFPDAGGLGVHYRDVTGRRLAAARAEALAGVARDLVAAVTAQEVAGVLTGGVREALGAYSAVLYRLEGEELRETARTGLAAPDAWRQISLHGPHLPARVARDGEARFLHEEDFRQHYPGAGWAERTRAAAVLPLRARGELLGVLAYSYDHAPTFNEAERSALLTLGGQGALALERTRQAEAAHDREERYRVLSNVTNDAIWDWEFAGNSVVWNEGVSALFGYPPEEVEPTDRWWKEHLHPDDRERIVSSIHAVIAGEAREWRGGYRFRRRDGSYATVLDRGQVIRDAAGQAIRMIGGMTDLSERERTAALQAESDALSAFAAFTGSAGAETDLTRLAQRAVDTLVQTLGDGSAVYYEPGGERWQARAWAGELRGETLDLARRGFALRELLPDPTSPDPQYVESWGQRGGEVGARTPEYGAAAFFPVAQDGTWRGLLTAGLKAARHWTPRDRAVFEAVAHGLTLAAERTASLERLEEERAATAAFAAFTERIGTETDLSALARQAAQVLHGALEGVSAGYYELEGDKWVARAVAGSLPSGVMDGALGRFPAGRLDLPADVLFVEGEDAAAAFFPYFLRGEPCGLLMLASDTRPTWGARAQAVFTSVARGLALAFERTGTARMLQEQNAQLHARTRALEGFAELARDLAFETDTLALVRRAQEIVLTLLPPGVAVYYEPRGDRWRVRAQTGDVGSPALQAALDAGLPVKEAGNLTQPWHTGQAHYQDAYAPDTDGLAEQTRHIGATATVPILVGGQPRGVFAVALFGSRSWDATDRVVLDTAARHLSLALERAGVAAELGRQRLELEAANQELGAFSYTVSHDLRAPLRHIAGFAGMLRRAVEAGDAARAARSLDVIDGAVAQAGRLIDALLGFSHLSRQELTKTAVDLRRLVESVQAEAEAEAGGREVECAVAELPEVRGDPDLLRQVLSNLLSNAVKYSTRSERLRVEVTGERRSGETVISVRDSGVGFDPRYADRLFGVFQRLHRQEEFGGTGIGLATVRRIVQRHGGRVWAESQPGQGAAFHFSLPEDPAWLGGPYPEA; translated from the coding sequence ATGACCAATCCCCCTTCCCTTCCCTCCCCGGCTGACCTGCACCGCGTGCTGGAGTCGCTGCCCGACCCCTTCTTCACGCTGGACGGGGCGTGGCGCCTCACCTTTGCCAACGGGCACGCGCTGCGGTTCGTGGGGCGTGAGGCCGGGGAGCTGCTGGGGCGGGTGGTCTGGGACGCCTTTCCAGACACCCTGGGCACCCGGTTTGAGACGGAAACCCGCCGCGCCCGGCAGGAACAGCGGGTCGTCGAGTACGAGGAATTCTTCGTCCCGCTGGGCCGCTGGCTGGAGGTGCGGGTCTTTCCGGACGCCGGGGGCCTGGGGGTGCATTACCGCGACGTGACCGGACGCCGCCTGGCCGCTGCCCGTGCGGAGGCCCTGGCCGGGGTCGCGCGGGACCTCGTCGCGGCAGTCACGGCGCAGGAGGTGGCGGGGGTCCTGACCGGCGGGGTACGGGAGGCCCTGGGGGCTTACAGCGCGGTGCTATACCGGCTGGAGGGCGAGGAACTGCGCGAGACGGCCCGCACCGGGCTGGCGGCGCCGGACGCGTGGCGGCAGATCAGCCTGCACGGCCCGCACCTGCCCGCGAGGGTGGCCCGCGACGGGGAAGCGCGCTTCTTGCACGAGGAGGATTTCCGGCAGCACTACCCCGGCGCGGGGTGGGCCGAGCGCACCCGCGCGGCGGCGGTGCTGCCCCTGCGGGCACGGGGGGAGCTGCTGGGCGTGCTCGCGTACAGCTACGACCACGCGCCCACCTTCAACGAGGCGGAGCGCTCCGCACTGCTGACCCTGGGCGGGCAGGGCGCCCTGGCGCTGGAGCGCACCCGGCAGGCCGAGGCCGCCCACGACCGCGAGGAACGCTACCGGGTGCTGTCCAACGTCACCAACGACGCGATCTGGGACTGGGAGTTCGCGGGCAACAGCGTGGTGTGGAACGAGGGGGTTTCGGCGCTGTTCGGTTACCCGCCGGAGGAGGTCGAGCCCACCGACCGCTGGTGGAAAGAGCACCTGCACCCCGACGACCGGGAGCGGATCGTCTCCAGCATTCACGCGGTGATCGCGGGCGAGGCGCGGGAGTGGCGGGGCGGCTACCGCTTTCGGCGCCGGGACGGGTCCTACGCCACGGTGCTTGACCGGGGGCAGGTCATTCGCGACGCGGCGGGGCAGGCCATCCGCATGATCGGCGGGATGACCGACCTCAGCGAACGCGAACGGACCGCCGCGCTGCAGGCAGAATCGGACGCGCTCTCGGCCTTTGCCGCCTTTACCGGCTCGGCGGGCGCCGAGACGGACCTCACCCGGCTCGCGCAGCGGGCGGTCGACACCCTGGTGCAGACGCTGGGCGACGGCAGCGCGGTGTACTACGAGCCTGGCGGCGAGCGGTGGCAGGCCCGGGCCTGGGCGGGGGAACTGCGCGGCGAGACGCTCGACCTCGCCCGCCGGGGCTTTGCCCTGCGCGAGTTGCTGCCTGATCCCACGAGCCCGGACCCGCAGTATGTCGAGTCCTGGGGGCAGCGGGGCGGCGAGGTCGGTGCCCGAACCCCGGAGTACGGCGCCGCCGCTTTTTTCCCCGTCGCGCAGGACGGCACCTGGCGCGGGCTGCTCACGGCGGGGCTGAAGGCCGCGCGGCACTGGACGCCGCGGGACCGGGCGGTGTTCGAGGCGGTCGCGCACGGCCTCACGCTGGCCGCCGAGCGCACCGCCTCGCTGGAGCGGCTGGAGGAGGAACGGGCCGCGACCGCCGCCTTCGCCGCCTTTACCGAGCGGATCGGCACCGAAACGGACCTGTCCGCGCTGGCCCGGCAGGCGGCGCAGGTGCTGCACGGGGCGCTGGAGGGCGTGAGCGCCGGGTACTACGAGCTGGAGGGGGACAAGTGGGTGGCCCGCGCCGTGGCCGGAAGCCTGCCCTCCGGGGTGATGGACGGGGCGCTGGGCCGCTTTCCGGCCGGGCGGCTGGACCTCCCCGCCGACGTGCTGTTCGTGGAGGGTGAGGACGCGGCGGCGGCCTTCTTTCCCTATTTCCTCCGGGGCGAACCGTGCGGCCTGCTGATGCTGGCGTCGGACACCCGGCCGACCTGGGGAGCGCGGGCGCAGGCGGTGTTCACCAGCGTGGCGCGGGGGCTGGCGTTGGCCTTCGAGCGCACCGGAACGGCGCGGATGTTGCAGGAGCAAAACGCCCAGTTGCACGCGCGGACACGGGCGCTGGAGGGCTTCGCGGAGCTGGCCCGGGACCTCGCCTTCGAGACGGACACGCTGGCCCTGGTGCGCCGCGCCCAGGAGATCGTGCTGACGCTGCTGCCGCCGGGCGTGGCCGTCTACTACGAGCCGCGCGGCGACCGCTGGCGGGTCCGTGCCCAGACGGGCGACGTGGGCAGCCCGGCGCTACAGGCGGCCCTCGACGCCGGGCTGCCTGTGAAAGAGGCGGGCAACCTGACCCAGCCGTGGCACACTGGGCAGGCCCACTACCAGGACGCCTATGCCCCCGACACCGACGGGCTGGCCGAGCAGACCCGGCATATCGGCGCGACCGCCACCGTCCCGATTCTGGTGGGCGGGCAGCCGCGCGGCGTTTTTGCGGTGGCCCTCTTCGGCTCCCGGTCCTGGGACGCGACCGACCGGGTGGTGCTGGACACGGCGGCCCGGCACCTCAGCCTGGCGCTGGAGCGGGCGGGGGTGGCCGCCGAACTCGGCCGCCAGCGCCTGGAGCTGGAAGCCGCCAACCAGGAGCTGGGGGCCTTTTCCTACACCGTGTCGCACGACCTGCGGGCGCCGCTGCGGCACATCGCGGGTTTTGCCGGGATGCTGCGCCGGGCGGTGGAGGCGGGGGACGCCGCCCGCGCCGCCCGTTCCCTGGACGTGATCGACGGGGCGGTCGCGCAGGCGGGGCGCCTGATCGATGCCCTGCTGGGCTTCTCGCACCTGTCCCGGCAGGAGCTGACCAAGACGGCGGTGGACCTGCGCCGCCTCGTCGAGAGCGTGCAGGCCGAGGCCGAGGCTGAAGCGGGGGGCCGCGAGGTGGAGTGTGCGGTGGCCGAGCTGCCGGAGGTGCGGGGCGACCCCGACCTGCTGCGGCAGGTGCTGTCCAACCTGCTATCGAATGCCGTGAAGTACAGCACCCGCTCGGAGCGCCTCCGGGTGGAGGTGACCGGCGAGCGGCGCTCCGGCGAGACCGTGATTTCGGTGCGGGACTCGGGCGTGGGCTTCGATCCCCGCTATGCCGATCGGCTGTTCGGCGTCTTCCAGCGGCTGCACCGCCAGGAGGAGTTCGGGGGCACCGGCATCGGACTGGCGACCGTGCGGCGCATCGTTCAGCGGCACGGCGGCCGGGTGTGGGCCGAGAGCCAGCCCGGCCAGGGCGCTGCCTTCCACTTCAGCCTCCCCGAGGACCCCGCCTGGCTGGGCGGCCCGTACCCGGAAGCCTGA
- a CDS encoding ABC transporter permease — protein MRRRPWAALVWGLLLGLCLWPGLLASLLAPVAGGEAPALEVPLWRLTAEHLGLVLLAEALVLLLAVPVVLYATRPGRGAVLGLVEALAGLGQTVPTLAILALAVPLLGFGVAPTLLGLVLYGLVPVVSNGVAGLRGVDADVLDAARGLGMTARQRLWRVEAPLALPVWWAGVRTSLVFGVATAAVGAALGAGGLGRPIIDGLSQQNTALVLLGALPAALLALTLDALLELMAPEGA, from the coding sequence GTGAGGCGCCGTCCCTGGGCCGCGCTCGTATGGGGCCTGCTGCTGGGGTTGTGCCTCTGGCCGGGGCTGCTGGCTTCCCTGCTGGCCCCGGTGGCGGGAGGCGAGGCCCCGGCCCTGGAAGTGCCGCTGTGGCGCCTGACCGCCGAGCACCTCGGGCTGGTGCTGCTCGCCGAGGCGCTCGTGCTGCTGCTGGCCGTGCCGGTGGTGCTGTACGCCACCCGCCCCGGCCGCGGGGCCGTGCTGGGGCTGGTCGAGGCGCTGGCCGGGCTGGGGCAGACGGTCCCGACCCTGGCAATTCTCGCGCTGGCGGTGCCGCTGCTGGGCTTCGGGGTGGCCCCCACCCTGCTGGGGCTGGTGCTGTACGGGCTGGTCCCGGTCGTCTCCAACGGCGTGGCAGGCCTGCGCGGCGTGGACGCGGACGTGCTGGACGCCGCGCGGGGCCTGGGCATGACCGCCCGGCAGCGCCTGTGGCGGGTGGAGGCGCCGCTGGCACTGCCGGTGTGGTGGGCGGGGGTGCGGACCTCGCTGGTGTTCGGGGTCGCTACCGCTGCGGTGGGAGCAGCCCTGGGGGCCGGAGGGCTGGGCCGCCCAATTATCGACGGGCTGTCGCAGCAGAACACCGCGCTCGTGCTGCTGGGCGCCCTGCCCGCCGCGCTGCTGGCCCTTACGCTCGATGCCCTGCTGGAGCTGATGGCCCCGGAGGGAGCCTGA
- a CDS encoding ABC transporter substrate-binding protein: MHKLAALLSLCLLGSALARPIVVGSKLDPEAQLLGQMILLTLQNAGLEVVDKTTLGDTSVNRKAILAGEIDIYPEYTGNAVYLFPKAKISPAVSKNAAQIYAQAKRLDAANGITWLKPANANNTWALAVPQALARQQKLSSLADLAAYLRRGGTLKVAGSPEFFNRPDTMPAFEQAYGFKLKASQKLVLAGATPVQTQSAAARGTNGVNAAMAYGTDGTLGALGLVVLKDPRGAQPVYQPAPIIRTATLKAYPQVEGLLNRVFATLDGKTLQILNGRIAVEGRSARDVAEGYLKSRKLLK, encoded by the coding sequence ATGCACAAGCTCGCCGCTCTGCTCAGCCTCTGCCTGCTCGGCAGCGCCCTCGCCCGGCCCATCGTGGTCGGCTCCAAGCTGGACCCCGAGGCGCAGCTGCTCGGGCAGATGATCCTCCTGACCCTTCAGAACGCCGGACTGGAGGTCGTCGACAAGACCACCCTGGGCGACACCAGCGTCAACCGCAAGGCCATCCTGGCCGGAGAGATCGACATCTACCCCGAGTACACCGGCAACGCCGTGTACCTCTTCCCGAAGGCCAAGATCAGCCCGGCCGTGAGCAAGAACGCCGCGCAGATCTATGCCCAGGCCAAGCGGCTCGACGCGGCCAACGGCATCACCTGGCTGAAACCCGCCAATGCCAACAACACCTGGGCGCTCGCGGTGCCGCAGGCCCTCGCCCGGCAGCAGAAGCTGTCCTCGCTGGCGGACCTCGCCGCGTACCTGAGGCGCGGCGGCACCCTCAAGGTGGCCGGGTCCCCGGAGTTCTTCAACCGGCCCGACACCATGCCCGCCTTCGAGCAGGCCTACGGGTTCAAGCTCAAGGCGAGTCAGAAACTGGTGCTGGCCGGGGCCACCCCGGTGCAGACGCAGTCGGCCGCCGCGCGGGGCACCAACGGGGTGAACGCGGCGATGGCCTACGGGACCGACGGGACGCTCGGCGCCCTGGGGCTGGTCGTGCTGAAAGACCCCAGGGGAGCGCAGCCCGTCTACCAGCCCGCGCCCATCATCCGCACCGCGACCCTGAAGGCGTATCCGCAGGTCGAGGGCCTGCTCAACCGCGTCTTCGCGACCCTGGACGGCAAGACCCTGCAAATCCTCAACGGCCGCATCGCGGTCGAGGGCCGCAGCGCCCGTGACGTGGCCGAGGGGTACCTGAAAAGCCGGAAGCTGCTGAAGTGA
- a CDS encoding tyrosine-type recombinase/integrase, protein MPRAEVGEEAAELRGQTGEANSLREVVRGTVKLWRRHHLTFDQTKHVVEGVRRALGLTAPKERRRTVDRLDCEEIERLIEAAYRRTSGYGLMVKTLFYTGARVSEFVNIRVTDLHLALDPPQVYIAHAKGGSDGYVPILPALAQELRTHLAGRRTGYLFESNRHDQYTARAIQLIVKDTARRAGIEKTVTPHRLRASVATILLYAGMPLDQVQKFLRHKRIATTQIYAQTSARGMGESYVRALSGR, encoded by the coding sequence ATGCCACGAGCAGAAGTAGGTGAAGAAGCGGCTGAACTTCGCGGTCAAACAGGAGAAGCGAACTCCCTGCGCGAGGTGGTGCGGGGGACTGTCAAGCTGTGGCGCAGGCACCACCTCACCTTCGACCAGACCAAGCACGTCGTCGAAGGTGTGCGGCGAGCCCTTGGGCTCACCGCCCCCAAGGAACGACGGCGCACGGTGGACCGCCTCGACTGCGAGGAGATCGAGCGGCTGATCGAGGCGGCGTACCGGCGGACCAGCGGGTACGGCCTCATGGTGAAAACACTGTTCTACACGGGCGCCCGCGTGTCGGAGTTCGTCAACATCCGCGTGACGGACCTGCACTTGGCTCTCGACCCGCCTCAGGTTTACATCGCTCACGCCAAGGGTGGCAGTGACGGGTACGTGCCGATCCTGCCTGCGCTGGCCCAGGAGTTGCGCACCCATCTCGCCGGGCGCCGGACAGGCTACTTATTCGAGAGCAACCGGCATGATCAGTACACGGCGCGGGCCATCCAGCTCATCGTCAAGGACACGGCGCGCCGGGCGGGGATCGAGAAGACGGTGACGCCCCATCGCCTGCGCGCCAGCGTGGCGACGATCCTGCTGTACGCAGGGATGCCGCTCGACCAGGTGCAGAAGTTCCTTCGCCACAAGCGCATCGCCACCACTCAGATTTATGCCCAGACCAGCGCGCGGGGCATGGGCGAGAGCTACGTCCGGGCACTGAGCGGTCGCTAA